A part of Flavobacteriaceae bacterium GSB9 genomic DNA contains:
- the sucD gene encoding succinate--CoA ligase subunit alpha has translation MSVLVNKDSKIIVQGFTGSEGTFHASQMIEYGTNVVGGVTPGKGGQTHLDKPVFNTVLEAVEQVGADTTIIFVPPAFAADAIMEAADAGIKVIITITEGIPVADMITASNYIKDRDCRLIGPNCPGVITPGEAKVGIMPGFVFKQGKVGIVSKSGTLTYEAADQVVKQGLGITTAIGIGGDPIIGTTTKEAVELLINDPETEAVVMIGEIGGQLEADAANWYKESGSKKPIVGFIAGETAPAGRTMGHAGAIVGGSDDTAQAKKKIMKACGIHVVDSPAEIGKKVAEVLG, from the coding sequence ATGAGTGTTTTAGTAAATAAAGATTCCAAAATAATTGTTCAAGGATTTACTGGTAGTGAGGGTACATTTCATGCCAGCCAAATGATAGAATACGGAACCAATGTTGTTGGTGGCGTAACACCAGGTAAAGGTGGGCAAACCCATTTAGACAAACCTGTTTTTAATACAGTACTTGAAGCTGTTGAACAAGTTGGAGCCGATACAACCATTATTTTTGTGCCACCAGCGTTTGCTGCTGATGCCATTATGGAAGCCGCCGATGCAGGTATTAAAGTGATTATAACAATTACTGAAGGTATTCCTGTTGCCGATATGATAACGGCTTCAAATTACATAAAAGATAGAGATTGCAGACTTATTGGACCTAACTGTCCAGGTGTTATTACGCCAGGTGAAGCTAAAGTAGGCATCATGCCAGGATTTGTTTTTAAACAAGGTAAGGTAGGTATTGTATCTAAATCGGGAACTTTAACCTATGAAGCTGCTGATCAAGTTGTAAAACAAGGTTTAGGTATTACCACAGCTATTGGTATTGGTGGTGATCCAATTATTGGAACCACAACAAAGGAAGCTGTAGAGTTATTAATTAACGACCCAGAAACAGAAGCTGTTGTAATGATTGGCGAAATTGGAGGTCAATTAGAAGCCGATGCAGCGAATTGGTACAAAGAAAGTGGAAGCAAAAAACCTATTGTAGGTTTTATAGCTGGTGAAACAGCTCCAGCCGGACGTACCATGGGGCATGCCGGAGCTATTGTTGGCGGAAGTGACGATACAGCACAAGCCAAAAAGAAAATTATGAAAGCTTGTGGTATACACGTTGTTGATTCTCCAGCTGAAATTGGCAAAAAAGTTGCTGAAGTTTTAGGCTAA
- the fabG gene encoding 3-oxoacyl-[acyl-carrier-protein] reductase, with the protein MKLLEGKTAIITGASRGIGKGIAQTFAQQGANIAFTYSSSVEAANELEKELNGLGVKAKGYQSNAASFDEAQTLANEVVKEFGSIDVLVNNAGITKDNLLMRITEEDFDKVIEVNLKSVFNMTKAVQRTMLKQRNGSIINMSSVVGVKGNAGQTNYAASKAGIIGFSKSVALELGSRNIRSNVVAPGFIETEMTAKLDEEVVKGWRAGIPLKRGGTPEDVANACVFLASDLSAYVTGQTLNVDGGMLT; encoded by the coding sequence ATGAAATTATTAGAAGGAAAAACAGCCATAATTACCGGTGCTAGCCGTGGCATAGGAAAGGGGATAGCCCAAACGTTTGCACAACAGGGTGCTAATATAGCTTTTACCTATAGTTCTTCAGTTGAGGCCGCTAACGAACTCGAAAAAGAATTAAACGGTTTAGGGGTGAAAGCCAAAGGTTATCAAAGTAATGCCGCTAGTTTTGATGAGGCGCAAACGTTGGCCAACGAGGTTGTTAAAGAATTTGGGAGTATCGATGTTTTAGTAAATAATGCGGGGATAACAAAAGATAATTTGTTGATGCGTATTACCGAAGAAGATTTCGATAAAGTAATTGAAGTCAATTTAAAATCAGTTTTCAACATGACCAAAGCGGTACAACGCACCATGTTAAAACAACGTAATGGCTCAATTATTAATATGAGTTCAGTAGTTGGTGTTAAAGGTAATGCTGGTCAAACTAACTATGCTGCATCAAAAGCTGGTATTATAGGGTTCTCAAAATCTGTGGCACTCGAACTGGGTTCTAGAAACATTAGAAGTAATGTGGTTGCACCAGGTTTTATTGAAACTGAAATGACAGCCAAATTAGACGAAGAAGTGGTTAAAGGATGGCGTGCAGGAATTCCTCTGAAAAGAGGCGGGACACCTGAAGATGTTGCTAATGCCTGTGTGTTTTTAGCTAGTGATTTAAGTGCTTATGTAACTGGTCAAACGCTAAATGTTGACGGCGGAATGTTAACATAA
- the lpxD gene encoding UDP-3-O-(3-hydroxymyristoyl)glucosamine N-acyltransferase, producing the protein MKFPTPHTLKQIAEIIDCKFIGDDDFQVLGMNEIHVVEPGDIVFVDHPKYYDKALQSAATIVLINKEVECPQGKALLVSDDPFRDFNKLTDYFKPFVNSDKLIASSAKIGKNTIIQPNSFIGHNVTIGDNCIIHSNVSIYDDAILGNNVTIHAGTVLGANAFYYKNRPDGFDRLKSGGRVVIEDHVDIGAACTIDRGVTADTRICEGTKIDNQVQIGHDTVVGRKCLIASQVGIAGCVIIEDEVTIWGQVGVTSGISIGKKAIILAKAGVSKSLKGGKGYFGIPAEEVRTKYKELASIKRIPEILEKLKKQ; encoded by the coding sequence TTGAAGTTTCCCACTCCACATACGCTAAAACAAATTGCAGAAATAATTGACTGTAAATTTATTGGTGATGACGATTTCCAGGTTTTGGGCATGAACGAAATTCATGTTGTTGAGCCTGGAGATATAGTATTTGTAGACCACCCTAAATATTACGACAAGGCTTTGCAATCGGCGGCTACAATTGTTCTAATTAATAAAGAAGTTGAATGTCCACAAGGAAAAGCCTTGTTGGTTAGCGACGACCCTTTTAGGGATTTTAATAAGCTTACAGATTATTTTAAACCTTTTGTAAATTCGGATAAGCTAATTGCTTCCTCAGCGAAAATTGGAAAAAACACAATAATTCAACCTAATAGCTTTATAGGTCACAATGTAACTATTGGCGATAATTGTATAATACATTCCAATGTTAGCATTTATGATGACGCCATTTTAGGGAATAACGTAACCATACATGCAGGTACGGTTTTAGGAGCTAATGCTTTTTATTATAAAAATAGACCGGACGGTTTTGATAGACTCAAATCGGGTGGCCGTGTCGTTATAGAAGACCATGTCGATATTGGTGCTGCATGCACGATTGATAGAGGCGTTACAGCTGATACCAGAATATGCGAAGGCACAAAAATTGACAATCAAGTACAAATTGGCCATGATACAGTCGTAGGGAGGAAGTGCTTGATAGCTTCCCAAGTAGGTATCGCAGGCTGCGTTATAATTGAAGACGAAGTAACCATTTGGGGACAGGTAGGTGTTACAAGTGGTATAAGCATTGGGAAAAAAGCTATTATTTTGGCCAAAGCAGGTGTAAGTAAATCGCTAAAAGGAGGTAAAGGCTATTTTGGTATTCCGGCTGAAGAGGTTCGTACAAAGTACAAAGAATTGGCCTCTATTAAAAGAATTCCTGAAATATTGGAAAAACTTAAAAAACAATAA